The following coding sequences are from one Odontesthes bonariensis isolate fOdoBon6 chromosome 10, fOdoBon6.hap1, whole genome shotgun sequence window:
- the mfsd4ab gene encoding major facilitator superfamily domain-containing protein 4B: protein MFVDERIVTLFKRNAHHTLTYWSVFFSFGLCIAFLGPTILDLQCQTNSTLSQITWVFFAQQFCLLIGSSVGGIFKRTLLSALAALFVSALVISIIFAIIPVCKNVLVLAIAMALSGLAMGVIDTIANIQLVTIYQKDSAVFLQALHFFIGFGALVSPLIADPFLSETGCGNHTENGTEIMHHFRNMLRHSQIAKHNITQSHLPHQGGEESNVHYAFWIMALINLPVPIAVLFLIYREQLIPFCHGSTPRLLDKDELAMENQQGTDGPDLEQKEHESGGHGNIFSCCQNDNLRGLPVSFFMIHILGGMVLFMTDGIVGTYAGFVYTYAVAPPMSLPHETAGYLASIFWAAITAGRLLSIPLSYRFQPVRLLMFNMAGAIVTVLMLLIFYTSNTFLFVGTCLCGLFLSSICPCMLAYTEDILDYQGCATSVLVTSAGMGEMVMQVLVGSIIQSEGSYSFLLCGMIIACIGFIVFIGLLLFHRMHRNYLTGTSKRSTMVEEPVAEPNGSAQTEEREDKGSS from the exons ATGTTTGTAGATGAGCGGATTGTAACCTTGTTCAAACGGAATGCCCATCACACGTTGACTTACTGGAGTGTTTTCTTCAGCTTTGGACTCTGCATTGCTTTCCTTGGACCTACAATTTTGGACTTGCAATGTCAAACAAACTCCACACTAAGTCAGATCACCTGGGTGTTTTTCGCCCAGCAGTTCTGCCTGTTGATTGGCAGCTCTGTCGGTGGCATTTTCAAGAGAAC GTTGCTCAGCGCTCTAGCTGCCTTATTTGTCTCTGCTCTTGTCATCTCTATAATATTTGCCATTATCCCCGTGTGCAAAAATGTCCTCGTGCTGGCCATCGCCATGGCGTTGTCAGGTTTGGCGATGGGTGTTATTGACACCATCGCAAACATCCAGCTGGTTACCATCTATCAGAAGGACTctgctgttttcttacag GCTCTGCACTTCTTCATTGGGTTCGGCGCCCTGGTGAGCCCTCTGATTGCAGATCCTTTCCTCTCAGAGACGGGCTGTGGGAACCACACAGAGAATGGGACTGAGATCATGCATCATTTCAGGAACATGCTGAGACACAGTCAGATTGCAAAGCACAACATAACTCAGAGCCACCTGCCCCACCAGGGAGGGGAAGAGTCCAACGTACACTATGCTTTCTGGATCATGGCACTTATCAAT CTGCCCGTGCCTATTGCAGTCCTGTTTCTGATATATCGGGAGCAGCTGATCCCGTTCTGCCACGGCAGCACTCCACGTCTTTTAGACAAGGATGAACTAGCAATGGAGAACCAGCAGGGGACCGACGGCCCAGACTTGGAGCAGAAGGAGCACGAGTCTGGAG GTCATGGGAATATCTTTAGCTGCTGTCAGAATGATAACCTGCGCGGGTTGCCTGTATCCTTCTTTATGATTCATATCCTCGGAGGGATGGTGCTCTTCATGACTGATGGCATTGTA GGCACATATGCTGGCTTTGTGTACACCTACGCTGTGGCACCACCGATGTCATTGCCTCATGAGACAGCAGGTTACCTGGCTAGTATCTTCTGGGCAGCAATCACTGCTGGACGTCTCTTGTCCATCCCACTCTCATATCGTTTCCAACCTGTGAGACTGCTCATGTTCAACATG GCAGGGGCAATTGTTACTGTGTTGATGCTGCTTATTTTCTACACCAGTAACACCTTTTTGTTTGTTGGAACCTGTTTATGTGGGCTCTTCCTGAGCAGCATATGCCCCTGTATGCTTGCCTATACTGAAGACATCCTTGATTATCAGG GATGTGCAACCTCAGTCCTGGTGACAAGCGCAGGGATGGGAGAGATGGTGATGCAGGTTCTGGTTGGCTCA ATTATTCAGAGTGAAGGGAGCTACAGCTTCCTTCTGTGTGGAATGATAATCGCCTGCATTGGTTTTATCGTCTTCATTGGTCTCCTGCTGTTCCATCGAATGCACAGAAATTACCTCACAG GAACTTCAAAGAGGTCGACGATGGTGGAGGAGCCGGTGGCAGAGCCAAATGGGTCAGCACAAACAGAAGAAAGAGAGGACAAAGGCAGCAGCTGA
- the LOC142389862 gene encoding CMRF35-like molecule 3 has protein sequence MKTTGIFFSLFNALVFSPLSLTEDAVDSVELSAPEEVTATLGGSVTVSCQYDLRLKEHTKYWCKGPVYHVCEIVVKTPRNRPNDRSFIADHKGEGVFTVTMTRLTESDEDMYWCVIARSGTNIYKRVKLFISHTAMTPSTTTESISLLMPEESETSWWAHLRWILLFGMVGCLASTHMAVWRMTAAGSV, from the exons ATGAAAACCACGGGGATATTTTTCAGCTTATTCAATG CTCTGGTGTTCAGTCCCTTGTCCCTCACTGAGGATGCAGTGGACTCGGTGGAGCTGTCGGCTCCAGAGGAGGTGACGGCAACACTCGGAGGTTCGGTGACAGTCTCTTGTCAGTACGACCTTAGATTAAAGGAACACACAAAGTACTGGTGCAAAGGACCTGTATACCATGTCTGTGAGATAGTTGTGAAAACGCCCAGGAACCGACCTAACGACCGAAGCTTCATTGCTGATCATAAGGGAGAAGGAGTCTTCACTGTAACAATGACTCGGCTCACAGAGAGTGATGAAGATATGTATTGGTGTGTCATCGCCAGATCGGGAACAAACATCTACAAACGTGTGAAGCTCTTCATCTCCCACACAG CGATGACCCCATCCACAACCACAGAAAGCATTTCATTGCTGATGCCTGAAGAAAGCGAAACGAG CTGGTGGGCACATCTACGTTGGATCCTCCTTTTTGGGATGGTGGGTTGTCTGGCTTCAACACATATGGCTGTGTGGAGGATGACAGCTGCAGGGAGTGTATAG
- the LOC142389861 gene encoding cell division control protein 42 homolog isoform X1 yields MQTIKCVVVGDGAVGKTCLLISYTTNKFPSEYVPTVFDNYAVTVMIGGEPYTLGLFDTAGQEDYDRLRPLSYPQTDVFLVCFSVVSPSSFENVKEKWVPEITHHCPKTPFLLVGTQIDLRDDPSTVEKLAKNKQKPITPETAEKLARDLKAVKYVECSALTQKGLKNVFDEAILAALEPPEPKKRRKCALL; encoded by the exons ATGCAGACTATTAAGTGTGTAGtggtgggtgatggagcagtgGGAAAAACCTGCTTATTGATTTCATACACTACCAACAAGTTCCCTTCTGAATATGTACCAACA GTGTTCGACAACTATGCAGTAACTGTAATGATCGGGGGTGAACCATACACCCTTGGCTTATTTGATACGGCAG GTCAGGAGGATTACGACAGGTTACGGCCACTAAGCTACCCTCAGACCGATGTCTTCCTAGTCTGTTTCTCAGTTGTTTCACCTTCCTCATTTGAGAATGTTAAAGAAAAG TGGGTCCCTGAAATAACTCACCACTGTCCCAAGACCCCGTTCCTGTTGGTCGGCACCCAGATCGACCTGCGTGATGACCCCTCCACAGTTGAGAAGTTAGCGAAGAACAAGCAGAAGCCAATCACCCCTGAGACGGCAGAAAAGCTGGCTCGTGACCTTAAGGCAGTCAAATACGTCGAGTGCTCCGCTCTAACTCAG aaaggaTTAAAGAATGTGTTTGATGAAGCAATACTGGCTGCCCTGGAACCTCCAGAACCTAAGAAAAGACGTAAATGTGCTCTGCTTTAA
- the LOC142389861 gene encoding cell division control protein 42 homolog isoform X2 encodes MQTIKCVVVGDGAVGKTCLLISYTTNKFPSEYVPTVFDNYAVTVMIGGEPYTLGLFDTAGQEDYDRLRPLSYPQTDVFLVCFSVVSPSSFENVKEKWVPEITHHCPKTPFLLVGTQIDLRDDPSTVEKLAKNKQKPITPETAEKLARDLKAVKYVECSALTQRGLKNVFDEAILAALEPPETQRKRKCCLF; translated from the exons ATGCAGACTATTAAGTGTGTAGtggtgggtgatggagcagtgGGAAAAACCTGCTTATTGATTTCATACACTACCAACAAGTTCCCTTCTGAATATGTACCAACA GTGTTCGACAACTATGCAGTAACTGTAATGATCGGGGGTGAACCATACACCCTTGGCTTATTTGATACGGCAG GTCAGGAGGATTACGACAGGTTACGGCCACTAAGCTACCCTCAGACCGATGTCTTCCTAGTCTGTTTCTCAGTTGTTTCACCTTCCTCATTTGAGAATGTTAAAGAAAAG TGGGTCCCTGAAATAACTCACCACTGTCCCAAGACCCCGTTCCTGTTGGTCGGCACCCAGATCGACCTGCGTGATGACCCCTCCACAGTTGAGAAGTTAGCGAAGAACAAGCAGAAGCCAATCACCCCTGAGACGGCAGAAAAGCTGGCTCGTGACCTTAAGGCAGTCAAATACGTCGAGTGCTCCGCTCTAACTCAG CGGGGATTGAAGAACGTATTTGACGAGGCTATCCTAGCCGCTTTAGAGCCCCCCGAAActcagagaaagagaaaatgcTGTTTGTTCTGA
- the LOC142389860 gene encoding F-box only protein 6-like produces MKRKARKMGATLSADSTVGPRTSSAAIQSSGLAFPLPVDILEEIFLHLPPHQVVCVSRLVCHQWKDVADSESFWRERCRREGYHLCGTSKTPDDWRLFYFLCKKKRNLIRNPGGEDKMNGWKIMENGGDQWKVDGLMVPHPNEAVKTNFVTSYGMCRKSQLIDLVKEGYSPSFMDDFRPQIRISDWYAPRWDCGSEYTMFVRLLNQKKRVVAEFTPDTIYFPQWNDQQWHQITHIFKDYGPGVRYVHFIHGGKDTQFWAGWYGIRLTESCVEVCPAMDT; encoded by the exons ATGAAGAGGAAAGCCAGAAAAATGGGTGCAACTCTCAGCGCAGATTCAACCGTCGGTCCGAGGACGTCTTCAGCCGCTATACAGTCAAGTGGACTC GCCTTCCCTCTTCCCGTGGACATCCTAGAGGAAATTTTCCTGCATCTCCCCCCTCATCAGGTGGTTTGTGTGAGTCGGTTAGTGTGCCATCAGTGGAAAGACGTGGCAGACAGTGAGTCTTTCTGGAGGGAAAGGTGTAGAAGAGAAGGATATCACCTCTGCGGTACATCCAAAACACCTGATGACTGGAGGTTGTTTTATTTCTTGTGcaagaagaaaagaaatctAATCCGGAATCCGGGAGGGGAAG ACAAAATGAATGGTTGGAAGATAATGGAGAATGGTGGTGATCAGTGGAAAGTGGATGGACTTATGGTGCCGCATCCAAACGAGGCAGTCAAGACCAACTTTGTGACCTCTTACGG CATGTGCAGAAAGTCGCAGTTGATAGATTTGGTGAAGGAGGGTTACAGCCCGTCATTTATGGATGACTTCCGGCCACAGATTAGGATTTCTGATTG GTATGCACCTCGATGGGATTGTGGCAGTGAATATACGATGTTTGTGAGGCTGCTCAATCAAAAGAAAAGGGTCGTCGCCGAATTTACCCCGGATACCATTTACTTTCCCCAGTGGAACGATCAGCAGTGGCATCAG aTAACCCACATATTCAAAGACTATGGACCAGGAGTCAGATACGTCCATTTTATCCATGGCGGTAAAGATACCCAGTTCTGGGCAGGGTGGTATGGCATTCGTTTAACAGAGAGCTGCGTTGAAGTATGTCCAGCAATGGATACATAG